The sequence ATATAATTATAGAAAAGTATTGAGTTCCAAACAATGATATATCCGATCCATTAATTGATGTATCCAAAGAAAGGAGAAGCCGATGCCCAAGATTCACTATGTTGAATTTGATGCTACTCATTCTGACGATTTTGTCTTCAATATACCCGAGGGCCATGATGCCTGGCTTCTGGTACTCACACAAACTGCGGCGTTGTTTGAAGTGAACGGAGAATTGAAAGAGTATCCGGCCCACTCCGCTGTCCTGTATCCGCCAAAGCACCACATCTATTACCGTGCCTGTTCCAAAAGATACATTAACGACTGGGTCCGTTTTGATGCGGACGAGTCTTATATTACAGAAAACGTCTTACCTATCGGGGTTCCCTTTTCGCTCCCGGATCCCAGCTATTGCCATCAGCTGTTTCAACTGCTGACCTTTGAGCATACATTTCAGAATGACTACCGGGAGCTTTCCATCGACTATCTGTTTAGAATAATCTTCAATAAGCTCTGCGAAGCCTCCGAGGATAAGCTGAGTCCCCAATATTATAATCTTCTGAACTTGCGCAAAGCTCTTTACAATAATCCCGGCCATCCCTGGACCGTTCCAGCCATGGCAGAGTATCTGCACATAAGCGCAGGCTATCTACAAACCATATATAAATCCACCTTCGGAATCTCCTGTATGGAGGATGTCATTCATTGCCGGATCCGGCTGGCCAAAGAAAAACTTGGCTACGGTCCGCATAAAATTTCCGAGATCGCCACGATTTGCGGTTATGCCAATGTGGAGCATTTCTGCAGACAGTTTCGTCAGCTTACCGGCTACTCCCCCCGAGCTTACCGGGAAACACTCTCCTCCAAAGAACAAAACGTCCAGACAGAATTATAAGGACCTGCAAGGCAGCAGAGTTTAATTACAATGCAAAGGGCGGTCCTTACAGGGCCGCCCTTTGCATTGTACTTTGTAGCATGATCAGCGGCGCTATACCTCTGTAAGCCTTGTGCTAACTCCGCCTATGATAATGGAAATAATCAAAATCGGCATAACCGCCGGACTGCTTGGTCGCGTAGTTGAACAATCCGATTCTATACCCCATAAAATGATCCAGCGTATATTTCATATGCAGCGTCCGGCCGATTGGCTTCCACACTGTCCCGTCTTCCGAATAGAAGAACTGTGCCTGGTCAAGACTATCCTCAAAATTGAAGTCAATTTTGAGATAAACCCGTTCACCGGTGAACATGATGCTCTCCACCGTCTCCTCGCTGCCGTCACCGCCGTTGATGCACATAGTAACGCTGAACTCTCCCTGCTCTCCCGCAGCAACACCTACAGTACCGAACCCATTCTGCAGCGCCACCAGGCCTGCCCGGTCACCGGGCTTCATACCTGAAACCTCCAGCACTGTCTCCGCGCTGCAGGCTGGGCCTTCCGTACGCTGCGTCAGCGTATTGCGTGCAAATAGGATGCTGTCTGTGAATTGACCGGTGCGGAGCCGCAGATGGCCCGGACGTTCTGTCACAGACCATAGCCCATGGTCAGGATTATGGTTCCACTGCCAGTTCAGGGCCAACCGGTTGGTCTCATAGTCGAACTCATCGCTGATTACCAGAGGCTTAGGTTCCGCAGCTGGAAGCTTTGTCTGCACAACTTGAGGTACTGAACCATTCATCCCGATGATCGGCCAATCGTTCTCCCAGCTCACAGGAAGTACGCAGGGGATCCGTCCGACAGCATCATGATCCTGGAACAGCACGGCATACCAATCCTGATCCAGGGTATCGACAATGCCGCCTTGCGCCACACCCTTATTATGATAGCCCAGATCATCGTCCAGCATAATTTTCCGTTCATAGGGACCCGGAAGCCCGCGTGAGCGATAGCCTATTTGACGCCTGCGCATATTTCCGGTTCTCGGCCATTCAATGAAGAATAAATAATAATAGCCATTCAGCTTGTACGCATGACAGCCTTCGATCCGCAGGCCGATGTCTTCTCGTTCGCCTTCGATCAGCAGCTGATCGGTTCCGCCCGGCTTCACCGCTGTCAGATCTTCCGTCAGCTCCTTAATATGGATATCACCGTTCCCGTAGATCACATAGTTGCGGTTATCGTCATCCAACAGCAGTCCCGGATCATGATAAAGGCCGGGGATTACCGAACGCTCCCATGTCCCATGCTCAATATCCTCTGTCCGGTAGACATAGAACCGGTCCATGTCATTGGATGAGAAGCAAACGTAGAAGATTCCTTCCTTATAGCGGAGGGATGCCGCCCAAGAGCCGCTTCCGTAAATACCTTTGCCGTCCTGCAGTCGGTGGGCCTCGTTATCCTCTAAGGTATCATATACATAATTCACTATTTCCCAATCCATTAAATTAACGGATTTCATAATCGGACAGCCCGGCATGAAGTGCATGCTGGTGCTGACCATATAGAACACAGGCCCAACCCGGATGACGTCCACATCCGGCACATCTGCCCACATGATAGGATTGGTTATGATCGCAGTACTCACAGTATTGCCCTCCCTGTATGAATGCCTCTACTCCATGAACTGCCATGATACAAACTTGAATAAGGGTATTCCTATTTGTCCTCTAAACACCAGATACAGGTCGTGGATTCCTCCAATTCCGTGAACCTCCGTCTTTAACTCCACCTTATTCTCCGGCCCGTTCGCAGCAGGAACAAGCAGTTCGCCAATGAGTGGACCTGCCGGTTCATCCAGATGCAGTTCAATCGTACCGCCGCCATCAAGGCTTATGACAGAGGCACAGAATGCTTCAGCACCTTGACTTCCGAAATCAACTCCAGCTACCCCGATCCAGTCCCCATTGTCAATATCCGTTACAAGCCTTTCTCCCGCGACCGTCTCTAATTCCGTCTTTACACCTGCGCTCCATCCTATCGTCGCCGCCTGTACACGCTGATACGGGGTTAAAGGTTTGATTTGCTGCACACCTGTATAGTCAGCTTCAACCTCCTGAATAGAACCGTCCTCGTTATGGAAGAGGCGGCCCAGATGCGTCGAACGATAGCCGTTCGCGATTCCCTGTGCCTTGGACAAGGTTTGTGCGTGATAAGCGATGTACCAATCCTCATGAAATTGGAAAATCGCATGATGGTTATTACCAGATACTCCGAAAAAATGTCCCGGATTTTTTAATATCGTCTTACGATATGTCCAGGGGCCTATTGGGTTGCCACTCGTCATATAGGCAATCTCACCTGCCGGAGGATTGCCTTCCGGACGTTCCCCATCATAGAAATTTGAACAATAGGTATAATAGTAGACGCCTTCCCGTTTATGTATGCCAGCATCCTCGAACATGAACGGGGCGGGCACAACCTCAGCCGTACCTACTACGCTGGTCA comes from Paenibacillus sp. 19GGS1-52 and encodes:
- a CDS encoding glycoside hydrolase family 43 protein encodes the protein MTFQLNLAIGKVQPNGNPLVANRYGADPYALVFGDRVYLYMTHDALEYDGSGVVKENTFSSINKIAVISSSDLVNWTDHGEIAAAGPDGAAKWATQSWAPAAVHKVIGGKDKFFLYFANNASGIGVLSSDSPVGPWVDPIGEALILRSTPGVEEVTWLFDPAVLVDDDGKSYIYFGGGVPEGEYAEPGTARVMQLGEDMTSVVGTAEVVPAPFMFEDAGIHKREGVYYYTYCSNFYDGERPEGNPPAGEIAYMTSGNPIGPWTYRKTILKNPGHFFGVSGNNHHAIFQFHEDWYIAYHAQTLSKAQGIANGYRSTHLGRLFHNEDGSIQEVEADYTGVQQIKPLTPYQRVQAATIGWSAGVKTELETVAGERLVTDIDNGDWIGVAGVDFGSQGAEAFCASVISLDGGGTIELHLDEPAGPLIGELLVPAANGPENKVELKTEVHGIGGIHDLYLVFRGQIGIPLFKFVSWQFME
- a CDS encoding AraC family transcriptional regulator — its product is MPKIHYVEFDATHSDDFVFNIPEGHDAWLLVLTQTAALFEVNGELKEYPAHSAVLYPPKHHIYYRACSKRYINDWVRFDADESYITENVLPIGVPFSLPDPSYCHQLFQLLTFEHTFQNDYRELSIDYLFRIIFNKLCEASEDKLSPQYYNLLNLRKALYNNPGHPWTVPAMAEYLHISAGYLQTIYKSTFGISCMEDVIHCRIRLAKEKLGYGPHKISEIATICGYANVEHFCRQFRQLTGYSPRAYRETLSSKEQNVQTEL
- a CDS encoding glycoside hydrolase 43 family protein, encoding MSTAIITNPIMWADVPDVDVIRVGPVFYMVSTSMHFMPGCPIMKSVNLMDWEIVNYVYDTLEDNEAHRLQDGKGIYGSGSWAASLRYKEGIFYVCFSSNDMDRFYVYRTEDIEHGTWERSVIPGLYHDPGLLLDDDNRNYVIYGNGDIHIKELTEDLTAVKPGGTDQLLIEGEREDIGLRIEGCHAYKLNGYYYLFFIEWPRTGNMRRRQIGYRSRGLPGPYERKIMLDDDLGYHNKGVAQGGIVDTLDQDWYAVLFQDHDAVGRIPCVLPVSWENDWPIIGMNGSVPQVVQTKLPAAEPKPLVISDEFDYETNRLALNWQWNHNPDHGLWSVTERPGHLRLRTGQFTDSILFARNTLTQRTEGPACSAETVLEVSGMKPGDRAGLVALQNGFGTVGVAAGEQGEFSVTMCINGGDGSEETVESIMFTGERVYLKIDFNFEDSLDQAQFFYSEDGTVWKPIGRTLHMKYTLDHFMGYRIGLFNYATKQSGGYADFDYFHYHRRS